Proteins encoded in a region of the Pseudomonas sp. GOM7 genome:
- a CDS encoding alginate O-acetyltransferase, with the protein MFPVMSSASKINGILFIVLLCGMCLYSLPLVFGFASQQNAGQAMALFFDGKLVRKFEHYYDKSLFLRDPSIELWADIQYALFREGASGVVLGRDGWLFTNQEYLLPGDLEENLDKQLTLIDKAREQLAAKGTRLILLPIPMKLDTYAEHSRLAPSAQLSGLYEDFRARLSERGIASADLRGAYNEAAAALPLFLRNDTHWTPQGADLAARTLARQFPELAGTTAYVTQTVGEKQVPGDLLNYLKFDPRFAPSYFAPVHIALHETLKGSPKDIGDSLFADEAVSLAVVGTSYTRIDDWNFTGFLKQALQRDLISVALEARGPFEAMNAFLASPAAASGDVHTVVWEFPLRTLLAQRQLPSPIAQQ; encoded by the coding sequence ATGTTTCCCGTGATGAGTTCGGCCAGCAAGATCAACGGCATCCTCTTCATCGTGCTGCTGTGCGGCATGTGTCTGTATTCCCTGCCGCTGGTGTTCGGCTTTGCCAGCCAGCAGAACGCCGGCCAGGCCATGGCGCTGTTCTTCGATGGCAAGCTGGTGCGCAAGTTCGAGCATTACTACGACAAGAGCCTGTTCCTGCGTGACCCATCCATCGAGCTGTGGGCCGATATTCAATATGCGCTGTTCCGCGAAGGCGCCAGTGGCGTGGTGCTGGGTCGTGACGGCTGGCTGTTCACCAATCAAGAGTACCTGCTGCCCGGTGATCTGGAAGAGAACCTGGACAAGCAACTGACGCTGATCGACAAGGCCCGCGAACAACTGGCGGCCAAGGGCACACGACTGATCCTGTTGCCCATTCCGATGAAGCTGGACACCTACGCCGAGCATTCACGCCTGGCACCCAGCGCGCAGCTCAGCGGTTTGTACGAGGACTTTCGCGCACGCCTGAGCGAGCGCGGCATCGCCTCGGCGGATCTGCGTGGTGCCTACAACGAGGCAGCCGCCGCCCTGCCCCTGTTCCTGCGCAACGATACCCACTGGACACCACAGGGCGCCGACCTGGCCGCACGCACACTGGCCCGGCAGTTCCCCGAGCTGGCCGGCACTACGGCTTACGTCACCCAGACGGTGGGCGAGAAACAGGTGCCCGGGGATCTGCTCAACTACCTCAAGTTCGACCCTCGCTTCGCCCCCAGCTACTTCGCGCCAGTGCACATCGCCCTGCACGAAACCCTCAAAGGCTCGCCCAAGGACATCGGCGACAGCCTGTTCGCCGACGAGGCGGTATCCCTGGCCGTGGTCGGCACCAGCTATACGCGCATCGATGACTGGAATTTCACCGGCTTTCTCAAGCAGGCGCTGCAGCGTGATCTGATCAGCGTGGCCCTGGAAGCACGCGGCCCGTTCGAGGCCATGAACGCCTTTCTCGCCAGCCCGGCAGCCGCCAGCGGCGACGTGCACACCGTCGTCTGGGAATTCCCCCTGCGCACCCTGCTCGCGCAACGCCAACTCCCCTCCCCCATCGCCCAACAATAG
- a CDS encoding MBOAT family O-acyltransferase, with translation MIFASNVFLFLFLPVFLLCYYLAREHWRSYVIVLGSYLFYAWWRPDFLLLFVAISYWNYWFGLRIKARMDAGEKKIAFRLLTIGVVGNLATLGYFKYANFGADVLVAILEPLGINTFTLEHIILPLGISFYVFQALSYIVDIYRRNAEPTERFVDFAAYIAIFPQLIAGPILRYSLIDKQLKQRTHSLELFSLGACRFMLGFIKKVLIADSLAPMNVLFISGGSAGELQMVDAWFGLLISALQLYFDFSGYSDMAIGLGMMMGFRFAENFNQPYIAQSITEFWQRWHMTLADFLRDYVYMPLVRKRLVGMLTGLVVTMLLSGLWHGPSFAFICWGLFFGVGMVIERKLGIATKITTPYHFWRNMRCLLLLLCSMPLFFTGNLPHSLQVYQAMLGFNGFGSLQPYWLGTSAMTLSFTLLAVLWLVVAGTINQRYYAGNKQQPYFMQHVDGLNTLLLWAVFLLTLSRLAANSFSPFLYFQF, from the coding sequence ATGATCTTCGCCTCCAACGTCTTCCTGTTTCTCTTCCTGCCGGTATTTCTGCTCTGCTATTACCTGGCCAGGGAGCACTGGCGTTCGTACGTAATCGTGCTTGGCAGCTACCTGTTCTATGCCTGGTGGCGCCCGGACTTCCTCCTGCTGTTCGTCGCCATTTCCTACTGGAACTACTGGTTCGGCCTGCGCATCAAGGCGCGCATGGATGCCGGCGAGAAGAAAATCGCCTTCCGCCTGCTGACCATCGGCGTGGTCGGCAACCTGGCCACCCTGGGTTACTTCAAGTACGCCAACTTCGGCGCCGACGTGCTGGTGGCGATACTGGAGCCGCTGGGCATCAACACCTTCACCCTGGAACACATCATCCTGCCACTGGGTATTTCCTTCTACGTGTTCCAGGCCCTGAGTTACATCGTCGACATCTACCGGCGCAACGCCGAACCCACCGAGCGCTTCGTCGACTTCGCCGCCTACATCGCCATCTTCCCGCAACTGATCGCCGGGCCGATCCTGCGCTACAGCCTGATCGACAAGCAGTTGAAGCAGCGCACCCATTCGCTGGAGCTGTTCTCCCTGGGCGCCTGCCGTTTCATGCTCGGTTTCATCAAGAAGGTGCTGATCGCCGACTCCCTGGCGCCGATGAACGTGCTGTTCATCAGTGGCGGCAGCGCCGGCGAGCTGCAGATGGTCGATGCCTGGTTCGGCCTGCTGATTTCCGCCCTGCAACTGTATTTCGACTTTTCCGGCTACAGCGACATGGCCATCGGCCTGGGCATGATGATGGGTTTTCGCTTCGCCGAGAACTTCAACCAGCCCTACATCGCGCAGAGCATCACCGAGTTCTGGCAACGCTGGCACATGACCCTGGCCGACTTCCTGCGCGACTACGTGTACATGCCGCTGGTGCGCAAGCGCCTGGTGGGCATGCTCACCGGGCTGGTGGTGACCATGCTGCTGTCGGGCCTGTGGCATGGCCCGAGCTTCGCCTTCATCTGCTGGGGGCTGTTCTTCGGGGTCGGCATGGTGATCGAACGCAAGCTGGGCATCGCCACCAAGATCACCACGCCCTATCACTTCTGGCGCAACATGCGCTGCCTGTTGCTGCTGCTGTGCTCCATGCCGCTGTTCTTCACCGGCAATCTGCCGCACAGCCTGCAGGTCTATCAGGCCATGCTCGGTTTCAACGGTTTCGGCTCGCTGCAACCTTACTGGCTCGGCACCTCGGCCATGACCCTGAGCTTTACCCTGCTCGCCGTGCTTTGGCTCGTCGTCGCCGGCACGATCAACCAGCGCTATTACGCCGGCAACAAGCAGCAGCCGTACTTCATGCAACACGTCGACGGCCTCAACACCCTGCTGCTGTGGGCCGTCTTCCTGCTGACGCTGAGCCGTCTGGCAGCCAACTCCTTCTCCCCTTTCCTGTACTTCCAGTTCTGA